One Elusimicrobiaceae bacterium genomic window carries:
- a CDS encoding HD domain-containing protein, with product MGLFNSPPWTGFKNPLPPEIYRQRTYPLQKDIRGDFYRDQTKIIHSLAFRRLKHKTQVFFAPENDHICTRIEHVLHVSSISATICHGINRFRPGSELDPDMASAIGLAHDLGHPPFGHDGEVALDAEVRRRDPRRAFLHEINGYRVVEKLANYGKGLNLTYAVKDGVICHNGENFEANRLRPAAVVNRLDEIKDRNCAPASFEGCVVKLSDKIAYLGRDIEDAIKAGLLKWEDIPKEIAGELGQSNGEIISALVEDLIENSTETGAIGFSDQKYGLVKSLGEFNYRNIYLSPELEDYTEYINNLVGTLFGYYMLRLEKFGTDPAAYQKSRRMTDVFFGDYLLGMRGFYESGGGDSIDIVTDYISGMTDAFALKCMKEICIPAPMKFTKSFS from the coding sequence ATGGGGCTTTTCAATTCGCCGCCGTGGACCGGGTTTAAAAATCCGCTGCCGCCTGAAATTTACCGCCAGCGCACATATCCGCTTCAAAAGGATATCCGCGGCGATTTTTACCGCGACCAGACAAAAATAATCCATTCGCTCGCGTTTCGCCGGCTGAAGCATAAAACACAGGTTTTTTTCGCGCCGGAAAACGATCATATCTGCACGCGCATCGAGCATGTGCTTCATGTTTCCAGCATTTCCGCCACTATCTGCCACGGCATCAACCGGTTCCGTCCGGGATCGGAGCTGGATCCCGACATGGCCTCCGCGATAGGCCTGGCGCACGACCTGGGGCATCCGCCGTTCGGGCACGACGGCGAGGTCGCGCTTGACGCGGAAGTGCGCCGGCGCGATCCGCGCCGCGCGTTTCTGCATGAAATCAACGGCTACCGGGTGGTGGAAAAACTCGCCAACTACGGCAAGGGTTTGAATCTCACCTACGCCGTAAAAGACGGGGTCATCTGCCACAACGGCGAGAATTTTGAAGCGAACCGCCTGCGGCCCGCCGCCGTTGTCAACCGGCTTGACGAGATAAAGGACCGCAACTGCGCGCCCGCATCGTTCGAAGGGTGCGTGGTGAAGCTGTCCGACAAGATCGCCTATCTGGGCCGCGATATCGAGGACGCGATAAAGGCCGGCCTGCTCAAATGGGAGGATATTCCCAAGGAAATAGCCGGGGAGCTGGGCCAGTCCAACGGCGAAATCATAAGCGCGCTTGTTGAAGATCTTATCGAGAATTCCACTGAAACCGGGGCAATAGGGTTTTCTGACCAGAAATACGGGCTGGTCAAATCGCTGGGCGAGTTCAATTACAGGAACATCTACCTTAGCCCGGAGCTTGAAGATTATACGGAATACATCAACAATCTCGTGGGCACGCTGTTCGGCTATTATATGCTCCGGCTGGAAAAATTCGGAACCGATCCGGCGGCCTATCAAAAATCCCGCCGCATGACCGACGTGTTTTTCGGCGATTATCTGCTTGGCATGCGCGGTTTTTACGAATCGGGCGGGGGCGACAGCATTGATATCGTCACCGACTATATCTCCGGCATGACGGATGCCTTCGCCCTTAAATGCATGAAAGAGATCTGTATTCCCGCGCCGATGAAATTCACAAAATCGTTTTCCTGA